The following are from one region of the Desulfonatronum thiosulfatophilum genome:
- a CDS encoding D-arabinono-1,4-lactone oxidase, whose translation MSEWSNWSGSLRFTPAAVVVPENEEELARIIRRAGEEGKTVRVSGAGHSSTPLVQTPDILVSMKHFKGFVAKDGANIAIRGGTMLKEANEIFLEHGLALENLGDVDLQALAGAIGTGTHGTGRNLRIISNHLVGGRLVNGKGEIVDFNIKDDPDLTLAARVALGTLGIFTELRLRLLPAFHLHRKEWCTHIEDCMVNLDKLIASNRNFDFYWYPRSDEAKLRTLNIPGTGPEDIPYAWCQKERVGWSGDVIPRSRDNKFDEIEFWLPIDNGPPCFEEIRQRIKEVHRKDVGWRVLYRTVAADEAMLSGAHGRATATISMHHNASLPHDAFFKDIEPYLTKYGGRPHWGKKHYRTATDLKKLYPRWDHFQEIRRSMDPEGVFMNEYLRTIFEEG comes from the coding sequence ATGAGCGAATGGTCGAACTGGTCCGGAAGCTTGCGGTTTACCCCGGCTGCCGTGGTTGTGCCCGAGAACGAAGAAGAGCTTGCCCGGATCATCCGCCGAGCCGGCGAGGAGGGCAAGACCGTTCGGGTCAGCGGAGCGGGGCATTCCTCGACGCCTTTGGTGCAAACGCCGGACATCCTGGTGTCCATGAAACACTTCAAGGGCTTTGTGGCCAAAGATGGAGCGAATATCGCCATCCGGGGCGGAACGATGCTCAAGGAGGCCAACGAGATTTTTCTCGAGCATGGCCTGGCTCTCGAGAACCTCGGAGACGTTGATCTTCAGGCCCTGGCCGGGGCCATTGGCACGGGAACCCACGGTACGGGACGTAACTTGCGGATCATCTCCAATCATCTCGTGGGGGGCAGGCTGGTCAACGGCAAAGGCGAGATCGTCGATTTCAACATCAAGGACGATCCAGATTTGACCCTGGCCGCCCGGGTGGCCCTGGGAACCCTGGGCATCTTCACCGAGCTGCGGCTCAGGCTGCTGCCGGCCTTCCACCTGCACCGCAAGGAATGGTGCACCCACATCGAGGACTGCATGGTCAACCTGGACAAGCTCATCGCCTCGAACCGTAATTTCGACTTTTACTGGTACCCTCGTAGCGACGAGGCCAAGCTGAGGACCCTGAACATTCCCGGTACAGGGCCGGAGGACATCCCGTATGCCTGGTGCCAGAAGGAGCGAGTGGGATGGAGTGGCGATGTCATTCCCCGATCGCGGGACAATAAGTTTGATGAAATTGAATTTTGGCTGCCCATCGATAACGGTCCACCCTGTTTCGAGGAGATCCGCCAGCGGATCAAGGAAGTCCACAGGAAGGACGTGGGATGGCGTGTTCTGTATCGGACCGTGGCCGCGGACGAGGCCATGCTGAGCGGAGCCCACGGCCGGGCCACGGCCACCATTTCCATGCACCACAACGCTTCCCTGCCGCACGACGCCTTCTTCAAAGACATCGAACCGTACCTGACCAAATACGGCGGCCGGCCGCACTGGGGCAAGAAGCACTACCGGACCGCCACTGATCTGAAAAAGCTGTACCCGCGCTGGGATCACTTCCAGGAGATCCGCAGATCCATGGATCCGGAAGGGGTGTTCATGAACGAATACCTTCGGACGATATTCGAGGAAGGGTAG
- a CDS encoding glycoside hydrolase family 15 protein has translation MNIQDYKPISDYGIIGNLKSVALIARDGSIDWCCLPKMDSPSVFGAILDARRGGFFRIGPAGGGSGNQEYVQKSNVLKTSFELEGAVLTVTDFMPLEGDINGRNGSYAPPEIHRLIECHGDSVDVEVLWCPRFDYARKTVALEQAPGGWIARSDEDAMRLEGLNNAELSEDDHGPLIRARFRINPGESKAIVVCWGEDDGKDGYETALALKSTLECWNGWLHQEGSVMKQAWAGDQINMVIRSALVIKLMCIGDVGSIAAAPTTSLPEEIGGVRNWDYRYAWIRDAAMTGQALITIGHEAEAVDLMRWFEEVSKSCKSCQRDLQIMYGLHGELKLTEQQLEHLEGYKGSKPVNIGNEAYGQFQLEVYGELVSTAYELARRGHPLTEDITEFIAWIADHVVEVWERPDYGIWEVRGEARHFVYSKAMAWVALDKALLLAKHYKLKGNVDLWDETRTKIREEVMQKGFDTELNAFVQSYGSKDMDAANLRLALVEFLPADDPKIQGTVNRIMEELMFDHLIRRYIADDGLPGEEGAWGLCTFWLVDVLALSGRIEEAEKIFRNIVQHANHLGLFSEQVDPETGEFLGNFPQAFTHIGLINSTLYLAYAKGLDVPVHDPIGTPGHREFRNNGDTAGKSVATKE, from the coding sequence ATGAACATCCAGGATTACAAGCCCATTTCCGATTACGGCATCATCGGCAATCTGAAAAGCGTCGCCCTGATCGCCAGGGACGGTTCCATCGACTGGTGCTGTCTGCCCAAAATGGACAGTCCCAGCGTGTTTGGAGCCATCCTGGATGCCCGGCGTGGAGGTTTTTTCCGGATCGGTCCAGCGGGGGGGGGCAGCGGCAATCAGGAATATGTCCAGAAAAGCAACGTCCTGAAGACCAGCTTCGAACTGGAGGGCGCCGTCCTCACGGTGACCGACTTCATGCCCCTGGAAGGCGACATTAACGGGCGTAACGGCTCCTATGCGCCACCGGAGATTCACCGGCTGATCGAATGCCACGGGGATTCCGTGGACGTCGAGGTCCTGTGGTGTCCCCGATTCGATTACGCCAGGAAAACCGTCGCCCTGGAACAAGCCCCAGGAGGATGGATTGCCCGGAGCGACGAAGACGCCATGCGCCTGGAAGGTCTGAATAACGCGGAGCTGAGCGAGGACGATCACGGCCCCCTGATCCGGGCTCGGTTCCGGATCAATCCCGGAGAGAGCAAGGCCATCGTCGTGTGCTGGGGTGAGGATGACGGGAAGGACGGGTATGAAACCGCTCTCGCGCTCAAATCCACCCTGGAGTGCTGGAACGGCTGGCTGCATCAGGAAGGCAGCGTCATGAAGCAGGCCTGGGCCGGGGATCAGATCAACATGGTCATCCGTTCGGCGCTGGTCATCAAGCTGATGTGCATCGGCGACGTTGGTTCCATTGCCGCTGCGCCCACCACGTCCCTGCCGGAAGAGATCGGGGGGGTGCGCAACTGGGACTATCGCTATGCCTGGATCCGGGATGCGGCCATGACCGGACAGGCCCTGATTACCATCGGCCATGAAGCGGAAGCCGTGGACCTGATGCGCTGGTTCGAGGAAGTTTCCAAATCCTGCAAGTCCTGCCAGCGGGATCTGCAGATCATGTACGGCCTGCACGGCGAATTGAAACTGACCGAGCAGCAGCTCGAGCATCTGGAGGGCTACAAGGGATCGAAGCCGGTGAACATCGGCAACGAAGCATACGGTCAGTTCCAGCTTGAGGTCTACGGCGAGCTGGTCAGTACGGCGTACGAACTGGCCCGGAGAGGCCATCCGCTCACCGAAGACATCACGGAATTCATCGCCTGGATCGCCGACCACGTGGTGGAAGTGTGGGAGCGGCCCGACTACGGCATCTGGGAGGTTCGGGGAGAGGCGCGCCATTTCGTCTACTCCAAGGCCATGGCCTGGGTTGCCCTGGACAAGGCCCTGCTTCTGGCCAAGCATTACAAACTCAAGGGCAATGTGGACCTGTGGGACGAAACCCGGACCAAGATCCGGGAAGAGGTTATGCAAAAGGGGTTCGATACCGAACTGAACGCTTTTGTTCAGTCCTACGGCTCCAAGGACATGGATGCCGCCAATCTCCGCCTGGCGCTGGTGGAGTTTCTGCCCGCGGACGACCCCAAGATTCAGGGCACCGTGAACCGGATCATGGAGGAGCTGATGTTTGACCATCTGATCCGTCGCTACATCGCTGATGACGGCCTGCCCGGAGAAGAGGGGGCGTGGGGGTTGTGCACCTTCTGGTTGGTGGACGTTCTGGCGCTTTCCGGGCGGATCGAGGAAGCCGAAAAGATCTTCAGGAACATTGTCCAACACGCCAATCATCTCGGCCTTTTTTCCGAACAGGTGGATCCGGAGACGGGCGAGTTTCTCGGTAATTTTCCCCAGGCCTTCACGCACATCGGCCTGATCAACAGCACTTTGTATCTGGCCTACGCTAAGGGATTGGACGTGCCGGTGCATGATCCGATCGGCACTCCAGGACACAGGGAATTCCGGAACAATGGGGATACTGCCGGGAAATCCGTCGCGACAAAGGAGTGA
- a CDS encoding TIGR03885 family FMN-dependent LLM class oxidoreductase encodes MISYHASHEQFPPGKMLELAQFAEDSGFQSITCSDHFNPWSTQQGQSGFALSWLGASLQATGVPHGVVTAPGWRYHPAILAQAGATLSEMFPGRFWMALGSGELLNEGVVGQRWPAKAVRMIMLHESAQIVRSLWAGETVTHYGHVKVEEAKLYSLPAQTPMLIGAAISPETAEWIGGWADGMITISAEREKMNKVVEAFHRGGGKDKPMILKAQISYAQTDEAALQGAWQEWRTNIFDSSLLAQLRLPSEFEEAGKYVRPDDMHGHVRISSDLGKQLEWIKEDMDMGFSTITLHNVNREQDVFVRDFGPEISGLAK; translated from the coding sequence ATGATCAGTTATCACGCATCCCACGAGCAGTTTCCCCCGGGAAAAATGCTTGAGCTTGCCCAATTTGCGGAGGATTCCGGCTTTCAAAGCATAACCTGTTCGGATCACTTCAATCCCTGGAGCACCCAGCAGGGGCAGAGCGGCTTTGCCCTGTCCTGGCTTGGAGCGTCCCTGCAGGCAACGGGGGTGCCCCACGGCGTGGTCACTGCTCCCGGATGGCGGTATCACCCGGCCATCCTGGCCCAGGCCGGGGCCACGCTTTCGGAAATGTTTCCCGGCCGGTTTTGGATGGCCCTGGGCAGCGGCGAACTGCTCAATGAAGGCGTCGTGGGACAGCGTTGGCCCGCCAAAGCGGTTCGGATGATCATGCTGCACGAATCCGCGCAAATCGTCCGCTCGCTCTGGGCCGGCGAAACCGTGACCCATTACGGCCATGTGAAGGTCGAGGAGGCGAAACTCTATTCCTTGCCCGCGCAGACCCCCATGCTCATCGGAGCGGCCATCAGTCCGGAGACGGCGGAATGGATCGGTGGATGGGCAGACGGGATGATCACCATATCCGCGGAAAGGGAGAAAATGAACAAGGTGGTCGAGGCGTTTCATCGCGGCGGCGGCAAAGACAAGCCCATGATCCTCAAGGCGCAAATATCCTATGCCCAAACCGACGAGGCGGCCTTGCAAGGAGCGTGGCAGGAATGGAGAACCAACATTTTCGACAGCTCCCTGCTGGCCCAGTTGCGGTTGCCCAGCGAATTCGAAGAGGCCGGGAAATATGTCCGTCCGGACGACATGCACGGTCATGTCCGCATTTCTTCTGATCTTGGAAAGCAACTGGAATGGATCAAGGAGGACATGGATATGGGTTTTTCCACGATCACGCTCCACAACGTCAATCGGGAACAGGATGTTTTTGTCCGTGATTTCGGCCCGGAGATCAGCGGCCTTGCAAAGTAA
- a CDS encoding 1-phosphofructokinase family hexose kinase — MSGIVTLTMNPTIDKSTSINNVVAERKLRCDRPRYEPGGGGVNVSRAVKKLGEDSLAVYLAGGPPGDMLKRLLDAEEIRQDPYQIKGLTRENLVVFETSTQQQYRFGMPGPEIQVHEWQGCLDRLEQMDPTPGFLVCSGSLPPGVPPDFYARIAGFAKKTGSKVILDTSGDPLTIASETGVFLMKPNHPELESLAGKALENEQEQEELLQDLVEAGRAEVIVASLGAAGALLVWKEGVFRTRAPNVPIKSKVGAGDSMVAGMVTALFRGWNMPDAVRFGVAAGAAAVMTPGSELCRREDTERLYKKIKDE; from the coding sequence ATGTCTGGAATCGTAACGCTGACCATGAATCCGACCATCGACAAGAGTACGTCCATCAACAACGTTGTGGCGGAGCGCAAATTGCGTTGCGATCGTCCCCGGTATGAGCCGGGAGGAGGCGGCGTCAACGTGTCCAGAGCCGTCAAGAAGCTCGGAGAGGATTCCCTGGCCGTCTATCTTGCAGGTGGGCCTCCGGGCGACATGCTCAAAAGGCTCCTGGACGCGGAGGAAATCCGCCAGGATCCCTACCAAATCAAGGGGTTGACCAGAGAAAATCTCGTGGTTTTCGAAACATCCACGCAACAACAATACCGCTTCGGCATGCCCGGTCCGGAGATCCAGGTGCACGAATGGCAAGGCTGCCTGGACAGGCTGGAACAGATGGACCCGACTCCGGGATTTCTTGTCTGTAGCGGGAGCCTGCCGCCTGGAGTACCGCCGGATTTTTACGCCAGGATCGCCGGATTCGCAAAAAAAACCGGGTCAAAGGTCATCCTCGACACTTCCGGGGACCCCCTGACAATTGCTTCCGAAACAGGCGTCTTCCTGATGAAGCCGAACCATCCGGAACTGGAAAGTCTGGCCGGGAAGGCCCTCGAAAATGAACAGGAGCAGGAAGAACTGCTGCAAGACCTGGTTGAGGCGGGACGCGCCGAGGTGATCGTCGCCTCCCTTGGAGCAGCCGGTGCGCTTCTCGTCTGGAAGGAGGGCGTTTTCAGGACAAGAGCACCCAACGTGCCCATCAAAAGCAAGGTGGGGGCGGGTGACAGCATGGTGGCCGGCATGGTCACGGCACTGTTCCGGGGGTGGAACATGCCGGACGCGGTGCGCTTCGGCGTGGCCGCCGGCGCGGCCGCGGTGATGACGCCGGGGTCCGAGCTATGCCGCCGGGAGGATACGGAGCGTTTGTACAAGAAGATCAAAGACGAATGA
- a CDS encoding glycoside hydrolase family 65 protein, producing the protein MTVWSLIYNKFDPEQEKLREALCTLGNGYFAARGAASEAQSDDTHYPGTYLAGGYNRLQTEMQDRFIENEDLVNLPNWLSLSFRYADQDWFHLKNVEILEYRQELDMKRGILHRNVRFRDSQGKRTRIKEQRLVHMAQPHLAALRLVFSPENWSGEVEFRSALDGRVINGGVDRYRDLNNVHLEPVESDMPDAETIRLKVRTNQSRLEIAQAARTTLCGNGEPLDIRHENVVEPKYVAGHFLVQVGKGMDIRVEKIVSLTTSRDKASSECRLEAMNHVRSAGDFESLRNSHILAWKHLWRRFDIDFEEKNPPIEDRTGMILHLHTFHLLQTTSLHTMDLDVGVPSRGWHGEAYRGHIFWDELFIFPFLNLRVPEITRSLLMYRYRRIDQARAAAAEAGYRGAMYPWQSGSNGREESQRLHLNPKSGRWIPDHSRRQRHVNAAIVYNIRDYYQATQDMEFLSFHGAEMVLEIARFWSSIATYNSTMDRYEILGVMGPDEYHEAYPDSDAPGLHNNAYTNVMAAWVLNEALEMLEVLPEDRRKELCEKLALGEEELKRWRHISRRMRLVFHGDGIISQFEGYDALQEFDWEGYREKYGDIQRLDRILESEDDSPDHYKASKQADVLMLFYLFSADELRELFQQLDYPFDDETIQKNIDYYIQRTSHGSTLSQVVHSWVLLRRNRDHSWKLFSEALESDISDVQGGTTPEGIHLGAMAGTVNMIQVGYTGLETRGDVLWFDPCLPSDLARMEMHIHYRGHNLRIEIFPQYMKITACRARKNVIKIGYKGTIHELDEGKTLEIAFRRQ; encoded by the coding sequence ATGACAGTCTGGTCTCTGATCTACAATAAATTCGACCCTGAACAGGAGAAGTTGCGCGAAGCTCTGTGCACCTTGGGAAATGGCTACTTTGCCGCCAGAGGAGCGGCATCCGAGGCGCAATCCGACGACACGCACTACCCCGGCACCTATCTGGCGGGAGGATACAATCGGCTGCAAACGGAAATGCAGGACAGGTTCATTGAAAACGAAGACCTGGTGAACCTTCCCAACTGGCTCAGCCTGAGCTTCCGCTACGCGGACCAGGACTGGTTCCATCTCAAGAATGTGGAGATCCTGGAATATCGCCAGGAACTGGACATGAAACGCGGCATCCTGCACCGCAATGTCCGGTTCAGGGACAGCCAGGGCAAACGGACCCGGATCAAGGAACAGCGTCTCGTGCACATGGCCCAACCGCATCTGGCGGCCCTGCGTCTGGTCTTCAGCCCGGAAAACTGGTCCGGCGAGGTGGAGTTTCGTTCAGCCCTGGACGGCAGAGTGATCAACGGCGGAGTTGATCGGTATCGGGATCTCAACAACGTCCACCTGGAACCCGTGGAAAGCGACATGCCGGACGCGGAAACGATCCGTCTCAAGGTCAGGACGAACCAGTCCCGGCTGGAAATTGCCCAGGCGGCCAGGACAACTCTTTGCGGCAATGGCGAACCGCTGGACATCCGCCATGAGAACGTGGTGGAACCGAAGTACGTTGCCGGACATTTCCTCGTCCAGGTCGGCAAAGGCATGGATATTCGTGTCGAGAAGATCGTCAGCCTGACCACGTCGCGTGACAAGGCCTCTTCCGAGTGCAGGCTTGAAGCCATGAATCATGTCCGCAGTGCCGGGGATTTCGAAAGTTTGCGCAATAGCCATATCCTGGCTTGGAAGCACCTGTGGCGGCGCTTCGACATCGACTTCGAGGAAAAGAACCCGCCCATTGAGGATCGGACCGGCATGATCCTTCACCTGCACACGTTTCATCTGCTCCAGACCACTTCCCTGCACACCATGGACCTGGACGTGGGCGTGCCGTCGCGCGGCTGGCACGGAGAAGCCTATCGCGGCCACATCTTCTGGGACGAGCTGTTCATCTTCCCCTTTCTGAACCTCCGTGTTCCGGAGATAACCCGGTCTTTGCTGATGTACCGCTACCGCCGCATCGATCAGGCGCGAGCCGCGGCCGCGGAGGCGGGCTACAGGGGCGCCATGTATCCGTGGCAAAGCGGCAGCAACGGCCGCGAGGAATCGCAGCGGCTGCATCTCAACCCCAAGTCCGGCCGCTGGATACCGGATCATTCCCGCCGTCAGCGCCATGTCAACGCGGCCATCGTCTACAACATCCGCGACTATTATCAGGCCACGCAGGACATGGAATTCCTCTCCTTTCACGGCGCGGAGATGGTTCTGGAAATAGCCCGGTTCTGGTCCAGCATCGCAACCTACAACAGCACCATGGACCGATACGAGATTCTGGGCGTCATGGGGCCGGACGAGTATCATGAAGCCTACCCGGATTCCGATGCCCCCGGCCTGCACAACAACGCTTACACCAACGTCATGGCGGCCTGGGTCCTGAACGAGGCGCTGGAAATGCTGGAGGTGCTTCCGGAGGACCGCCGCAAGGAACTGTGCGAAAAGCTGGCGTTGGGGGAGGAAGAACTCAAGCGGTGGCGGCACATCAGCCGCCGGATGCGACTGGTCTTTCACGGCGACGGCATCATCAGCCAGTTCGAGGGCTATGATGCGCTCCAGGAATTCGACTGGGAGGGGTATCGGGAAAAATACGGCGACATTCAACGCCTGGACAGGATTCTGGAAAGCGAGGACGACAGCCCGGATCACTACAAGGCCTCCAAGCAGGCCGACGTACTGATGCTGTTCTACCTCTTCTCGGCGGATGAACTCAGGGAACTGTTTCAGCAGCTCGATTATCCCTTTGACGATGAAACCATCCAGAAAAACATCGACTACTACATACAACGCACTTCCCACGGATCGACCCTGAGTCAGGTGGTCCATTCATGGGTGCTGCTCAGAAGAAACCGGGATCATTCTTGGAAGCTTTTCTCCGAGGCTCTGGAAAGCGACATTTCCGATGTCCAGGGGGGGACGACGCCCGAGGGAATTCATCTCGGCGCCATGGCCGGCACCGTGAACATGATCCAGGTGGGCTACACCGGCCTGGAAACCCGCGGCGACGTGCTGTGGTTCGATCCCTGCCTGCCCAGCGATCTCGCCAGGATGGAGATGCATATTCACTATCGGGGGCACAACCTGCGTATCGAAATTTTTCCGCAATACATGAAAATCACGGCCTGCAGGGCCAGGAAAAACGTCATCAAGATCGGCTACAAAGGAACAATCCATGAACTTGACGAGGGGAAAACGCTGGAAATCGCGTTCAGGCGACAATGA
- the treZ gene encoding malto-oligosyltrehalose trehalohydrolase has product MINAYGPSIEENGVRFRLWAPGADRVDLVLKDRERPDRRERMTPLEDGWLEVLVPEAGAGTLYNFLINEETLVPDPASRFQPEDVFGPSQVVDTAAFRWDNPNWKGLPWNETVLYELHVGAFTPEGTYNGGRTRLNYLKNLGITAIELMPLADFPGRRGWGYDGVLPFAPDSIYGTPQELKWLIDEAHGLGIMVFLDVVYNHFGPEGNYLHLYAPDFFNPERHTPWGAAIDFTMPQVREFYIANALYWLETYRFDGLRFDAVHAIEDTTTPHIIEEMAQRIRQVLPQDRHVHLVLENDANQAHYLARSRTTSRPKLYTAQWNDDIHHTCHVLATGEHHGYYSDFVEAPLHRLGRCLAEGFAYQGDPSEHHDGKVRGEPSAHLPPESFVAYLQNHDQIGNRARGERLSLLTTPDRRTALASIILLSPQIPLLFMGEEWGTQRPFPYFCDFEGDLANSVRDGRRREFSGFPEFSDPAMLEQIPDPTHPDTFKKAVLHWNEPVQPKYARWLDLSRKLLAVRRSQIQPLLPLIRPGEARWKILQDAVLLVQWSLRDNRSLVLAANIGSQSLFIEPRDIESWNVDVKNIRIEELFASSNALLEQQERLILGPWAVYWCTAGR; this is encoded by the coding sequence ATGATCAATGCGTATGGACCATCCATTGAAGAAAACGGCGTGCGGTTCCGGCTTTGGGCTCCCGGCGCCGATCGGGTGGATTTGGTCTTGAAGGATCGGGAACGGCCGGATCGCCGGGAAAGAATGACCCCTCTCGAGGACGGTTGGCTTGAAGTCCTGGTCCCGGAGGCCGGAGCCGGAACCCTGTACAACTTTCTGATCAACGAGGAAACCCTGGTGCCGGACCCGGCTTCCCGTTTCCAGCCCGAGGATGTTTTCGGCCCCAGTCAGGTTGTGGATACCGCCGCCTTTCGCTGGGACAATCCCAACTGGAAGGGACTGCCCTGGAACGAAACCGTGCTGTACGAACTGCATGTCGGCGCGTTCACGCCCGAGGGCACCTACAACGGGGGGCGGACCAGGCTCAATTACCTCAAGAACCTGGGCATCACGGCCATTGAACTGATGCCCCTGGCGGATTTTCCCGGTCGTCGCGGCTGGGGCTACGACGGCGTGCTGCCCTTTGCGCCGGACTCGATCTATGGAACGCCCCAGGAACTGAAGTGGCTCATCGACGAGGCCCACGGCCTGGGAATCATGGTCTTTCTGGACGTGGTCTACAATCATTTCGGCCCGGAAGGGAACTACCTGCACCTCTACGCTCCGGACTTCTTCAACCCGGAGCGGCACACCCCCTGGGGAGCGGCCATCGACTTCACCATGCCCCAGGTGCGTGAATTCTACATTGCCAACGCTCTCTACTGGCTGGAAACATATCGCTTCGACGGTCTGCGTTTCGATGCGGTGCATGCCATCGAGGACACGACCACGCCGCACATCATTGAGGAAATGGCCCAGCGCATCAGGCAGGTTCTGCCCCAGGACCGACACGTTCACCTTGTCCTGGAGAACGACGCCAACCAGGCCCATTACCTGGCCCGAAGCCGGACCACCAGTCGGCCCAAGCTCTACACGGCTCAATGGAACGACGACATCCATCACACCTGCCATGTTCTGGCCACAGGCGAGCACCACGGCTATTATTCGGACTTCGTCGAAGCCCCCCTGCATCGATTGGGGCGGTGTCTGGCCGAAGGTTTCGCCTACCAGGGCGATCCATCGGAGCATCACGACGGCAAGGTCAGAGGCGAACCCAGCGCGCACCTGCCCCCGGAAAGTTTCGTCGCCTATCTTCAGAACCACGACCAGATCGGCAATCGGGCCCGGGGCGAGCGACTGAGCTTGCTGACCACTCCGGATCGACGGACCGCGCTGGCATCCATCATCCTGCTCTCACCCCAGATCCCGCTGCTCTTCATGGGCGAGGAATGGGGAACACAGCGCCCTTTCCCCTATTTCTGCGATTTCGAAGGCGACCTGGCCAACTCCGTACGCGACGGCCGGCGCAGGGAGTTCTCCGGCTTTCCGGAATTCTCCGATCCGGCCATGCTTGAGCAGATCCCCGATCCGACCCATCCGGACACCTTCAAGAAGGCAGTCCTGCATTGGAACGAACCGGTCCAGCCCAAGTATGCCCGGTGGTTGGACCTGAGCCGGAAACTGCTTGCGGTTCGCCGTAGTCAGATCCAGCCCCTGCTGCCCCTGATCCGGCCCGGAGAGGCGAGATGGAAGATTCTTCAGGATGCAGTGCTCCTGGTGCAGTGGTCGCTTCGCGACAACCGGTCGCTTGTCCTGGCAGCCAATATCGGCTCGCAATCGCTGTTCATCGAGCCGCGGGACATCGAGTCCTGGAATGTCGATGTGAAAAATATCCGGATCGAGGAACTGTTTGCTTCATCCAACGCTCTCCTTGAACAACAGGAACGCCTCATCCTCGGCCCCTGGGCAGTGTACTGGTGCACCGCGGGACGTTGA
- a CDS encoding Coenzyme F420 hydrogenase/dehydrogenase, beta subunit C-terminal domain has protein sequence MDLEREFLSQKQCRRCGGCATYCSTTQYFALELGEDGYPNYTDQNRCSQCGVCYLICPASGDLDEHVKEMLSWQDPCGRVLGVGLYRAKDEKLRKESGNGGALPALLIHMLNTGYLRGICVPRANGDRLPLVVHEESEIVRNEPLFMEPGLGSLLYRAAPNGSGIAANGGHPGGGSPDSEKLGFVGRPCQIHALRKMEYLGVMPAESFAMKIGIFCSDEAMNQGRGNGCGGCSDHYAQYADVAISDYCVKNDYSAIIARTTLGMMVLSGAAEAALEYGRGSCAA, from the coding sequence TTGGATCTGGAACGTGAATTCCTCTCTCAAAAACAATGTCGACGTTGCGGGGGATGCGCGACGTACTGCAGCACGACGCAGTACTTTGCACTCGAACTGGGTGAAGACGGATACCCAAATTATACGGATCAGAATCGATGTAGCCAGTGCGGCGTGTGCTACCTGATTTGCCCGGCAAGCGGCGACCTGGATGAACACGTCAAGGAGATGCTGTCCTGGCAAGACCCATGCGGTCGCGTACTGGGCGTTGGTTTGTACAGGGCGAAAGATGAAAAGCTGCGCAAAGAGTCAGGCAACGGTGGAGCCTTGCCTGCTTTACTGATCCATATGCTGAATACGGGCTATCTGCGTGGAATCTGCGTCCCTCGTGCAAACGGAGACCGGCTGCCTCTGGTGGTTCACGAAGAATCGGAAATTGTTCGAAATGAACCACTGTTCATGGAACCGGGTCTTGGGTCGCTTCTGTACCGGGCTGCTCCGAACGGTTCTGGAATTGCGGCGAACGGCGGTCACCCGGGGGGGGGATCCCCTGATTCGGAAAAGCTGGGGTTCGTCGGCAGGCCATGTCAAATCCATGCTCTGCGCAAAATGGAATATCTCGGGGTGATGCCGGCGGAGAGCTTTGCCATGAAAATCGGCATATTTTGCAGCGATGAGGCAATGAACCAGGGACGGGGCAATGGTTGCGGCGGATGCTCGGATCATTATGCGCAATATGCGGACGTGGCGATCAGCGATTATTGCGTAAAAAATGACTACTCCGCGATCATCGCGCGAACGACACTGGGGATGATGGTTCTCTCCGGAGCAGCGGAAGCCGCATTGGAGTACGGTCGAGGCTCTTGCGCAGCGTAA